In a single window of the Fusobacterium varium genome:
- a CDS encoding LacI family DNA-binding transcriptional regulator, whose product MITQKEIAEKLGISRTTVARAINGSSLIKEETKKKILELVKEMNYEKNLIGSSLAIKKSKLIYGLVIESKNEFYTQEIIRGLENASKEYGAYNYKIKIQTTDINDPETQIEKLKELLKSEEIAGIIITPLNKEKIYDLLKPYLEKIKVISVGIRLHEEIPHIGPDHKKQGKIAGAIISSLLRKDEKLLVLDNGDDRISSKMYLEGFVERVAETEIRLMGPFFGNGIDKSIELINEICSKEEISGIYINRYAQEILERLPKKILKDKRIVTNGISKNLKKLIKKRVVTATVMEEIATEGYNAGKKMFDILYRDKGYEGNWEISKSHILFLENLEG is encoded by the coding sequence ATGATTACACAAAAAGAAATTGCAGAAAAATTAGGAATCAGCAGAACAACAGTTGCCAGAGCAATAAATGGAAGTTCATTAATAAAAGAGGAAACAAAAAAAAAGATTTTAGAATTAGTTAAAGAGATGAATTATGAAAAAAATTTGATTGGTAGTTCTTTAGCTATAAAAAAATCTAAATTGATATATGGCTTAGTTATTGAGTCAAAAAATGAGTTTTACACTCAAGAGATAATAAGAGGATTAGAAAATGCTTCAAAAGAGTATGGAGCATATAACTATAAAATAAAAATTCAAACAACAGATATTAATGATCCAGAAACTCAGATAGAAAAGTTAAAGGAACTTTTGAAAAGTGAAGAGATAGCTGGAATTATTATAACACCTTTAAATAAAGAAAAAATATATGACTTATTAAAACCTTATTTGGAAAAGATAAAAGTAATTTCAGTTGGAATTAGGCTGCATGAGGAGATACCACATATAGGTCCAGATCACAAAAAGCAAGGGAAAATTGCTGGAGCGATTATAAGTAGTTTACTTAGAAAAGATGAGAAGCTTTTGGTTTTGGATAATGGAGATGATAGAATATCTTCAAAGATGTATCTTGAGGGATTTGTTGAGAGAGTTGCAGAAACTGAGATAAGATTGATGGGACCATTCTTTGGTAATGGAATTGATAAAAGTATAGAGTTAATTAATGAAATTTGTTCGAAAGAAGAGATATCAGGAATTTATATAAATAGATATGCTCAAGAGATACTTGAGAGGTTACCTAAAAAAATTTTAAAAGATAAAAGAATAGTAACCAATGGAATAAGTAAAAATCTAAAAAAATTGATAAAAAAGAGAGTTGTCACTGCCACAGTGATGGAGGAAATAGCAACTGAAGGATATAATGCAGGAAAGAAGATGTTTGATATTTTATATAGAGATAAGGGATATGAAGGAAATTGGGAAATATCTAAATCACACATTTTATTTCTTGAAAACTTAGAAGGATAA
- a CDS encoding sialic acid TRAP transporter substrate-binding protein SiaP, giving the protein MKKSLKALGLGMLFGVMTTTALAAEFDLKMGMVAGTSSNEYKAAEFFANKVKEKSNGRIEIALFPNGQLGDDRSMIEQIAGGALDFTFTEIGRFSIFYPEAEVYVLPYMIKDFAHVQRATFDTEFGKNLMTKVHDDLGITILSQAYNGTRQTTSNKAINTLADMKGLKLRVPNAPSNLNYAKYTGAAPTPMAFSEVYLALQTNSVDGQENPLSAVRAQKFYEVQPYLAMTNHILNDQLYVVGNMTMEELPEDLQKVVKDAAEEAAKYHTQLFVEEEASLKDFFKQNGVTITEPALGDFEKAMQPVYDEYIKKNGKLGEDAINQINAVK; this is encoded by the coding sequence ATGAAAAAATCATTAAAAGCATTAGGTTTAGGAATGTTATTTGGAGTAATGACAACAACAGCACTTGCGGCAGAATTTGATCTTAAAATGGGAATGGTTGCAGGAACATCATCAAATGAATACAAAGCAGCAGAATTCTTCGCTAATAAAGTAAAAGAAAAATCAAATGGAAGAATTGAAATAGCTCTTTTCCCTAACGGACAACTTGGAGACGACAGAAGCATGATCGAACAAATCGCTGGTGGAGCTCTAGACTTTACATTTACTGAAATTGGAAGATTCTCTATATTCTACCCAGAAGCTGAAGTATATGTATTACCTTATATGATTAAAGATTTTGCTCACGTTCAAAGAGCTACTTTTGATACTGAATTTGGTAAAAATCTTATGACTAAAGTTCATGATGATTTAGGAATTACAATTCTTTCTCAAGCTTACAATGGAACAAGACAAACTACATCAAATAAAGCAATCAATACTCTTGCAGATATGAAAGGACTTAAATTAAGAGTTCCAAATGCACCATCAAACTTAAACTATGCAAAATATACTGGAGCTGCTCCTACACCAATGGCATTCTCAGAAGTATATCTAGCTCTTCAAACAAACTCTGTTGATGGACAAGAAAACCCATTATCAGCTGTAAGAGCTCAAAAATTCTATGAAGTTCAACCATACCTAGCAATGACTAACCACATTTTAAATGACCAATTATATGTAGTTGGAAACATGACTATGGAAGAATTACCAGAAGATCTTCAAAAAGTAGTTAAAGATGCAGCAGAAGAAGCAGCTAAATATCATACTCAATTATTCGTTGAAGAAGAAGCTAGCTTAAAAGATTTCTTTAAACAAAATGGTGTAACTATTACTGAACCAGCTCTTGGAGATTTCGAAAAAGCAATGCAACCAGTTTACGACGAATACATTAAGAAAAATGGAAAACTTGGAGAAGATGCTATAAATCAAATTAACGCAGTTAAATAA
- a CDS encoding TRAP transporter large permease subunit — MKVFDKLEEWVGGTLFVIMFIVLVMQITARQVLGTPLMWSEELSSLIFTYVGMLGISMGIRSQQHVLIDFLFTRFSPRVQKIVFTLTQMIIFVCIIFMGYLGNLLYQKKWIFELVSLKISAGWMYLALPIVSILMMVRFFQAYKENYDNKRVLISPYVFLAALVVIVGLIVYDPKVFKVLRLSNYYKFGEMSGFVTIAVWLVMIFAGVPVGWSLMAATIFYFAVTRWNVLYFASAKLVDSLNSFSLLSVPFFVLTGILMNGSGITERIFNFAKALLGHYTGGMGHVNVAASLIFSGMSGSAIADAGGLGQLEIKAMRDEGYDDDICGGITAASCIIGPLVPPSISMIVYGVIANQSIAKLFLAGFVPGVLTTIALMIMNYFVCKKRGYRKAKKATFKEQVEAFKKSFWALLTPFIIIGGIFSGLFTPTEAAVIAALYSVFLGAFIYKELTIKSFFQHCVEAMAISGVTVLMIITVTFFGDMIAREQIAMKIAEVFMTYASSPLTVLVMINLLLLFLGMFIDALALQFLVLPMLIPVAEQVGIDLVFFGVMTTLNMMIGILTPPMGMALFVVAQVGKMSVSTVAKGVIPFLLPIFITLVFITIFPGIITFLPNLIMG, encoded by the coding sequence ATGAAAGTGTTTGATAAGTTAGAAGAATGGGTTGGAGGAACACTGTTCGTAATAATGTTCATTGTTCTTGTAATGCAAATTACAGCAAGACAAGTATTAGGAACACCTCTTATGTGGAGTGAAGAATTATCTAGTTTAATATTTACATATGTTGGAATGTTAGGAATTAGTATGGGTATAAGAAGTCAACAACACGTATTGATTGACTTCCTATTTACAAGATTTTCTCCTAGAGTTCAAAAGATAGTATTTACATTAACACAAATGATAATTTTTGTTTGTATTATCTTTATGGGGTATCTTGGAAATCTTTTATATCAAAAGAAATGGATATTTGAATTAGTTTCATTAAAAATTTCTGCTGGTTGGATGTATTTAGCACTACCAATAGTTTCAATACTAATGATGGTTCGTTTCTTCCAAGCATACAAAGAAAATTATGATAATAAAAGAGTATTAATTAGTCCATATGTATTTTTAGCTGCACTTGTAGTTATAGTAGGATTAATAGTTTATGATCCAAAAGTATTTAAAGTACTAAGATTATCTAATTACTATAAATTTGGAGAGATGTCAGGATTTGTAACTATTGCAGTATGGCTTGTAATGATATTTGCAGGAGTTCCAGTAGGATGGTCTCTAATGGCAGCTACAATATTCTATTTTGCTGTAACAAGATGGAATGTACTATATTTTGCTTCTGCAAAACTTGTAGATAGTTTAAATAGCTTCAGTCTTCTAAGTGTACCATTCTTTGTACTTACAGGAATATTGATGAATGGATCTGGAATTACAGAAAGAATCTTTAACTTTGCTAAGGCATTATTAGGACACTATACTGGAGGAATGGGACATGTTAACGTAGCAGCTTCTCTTATCTTCTCAGGAATGTCAGGATCAGCTATAGCAGATGCTGGAGGATTAGGACAACTTGAAATCAAAGCAATGAGAGATGAAGGATATGATGATGATATTTGTGGAGGAATTACAGCAGCTTCATGTATAATTGGACCTCTAGTTCCACCTAGTATCAGTATGATAGTTTATGGAGTTATTGCTAACCAATCAATAGCAAAACTATTCCTTGCAGGATTTGTTCCAGGAGTTTTAACAACAATAGCTCTAATGATAATGAACTATTTTGTTTGTAAAAAAAGAGGATATAGAAAAGCTAAAAAAGCTACTTTCAAAGAACAAGTAGAAGCTTTCAAAAAATCTTTCTGGGCATTATTAACTCCATTCATTATAATTGGAGGAATCTTCTCTGGATTATTTACTCCTACAGAAGCAGCAGTAATTGCAGCATTATATTCAGTTTTCTTAGGGGCATTTATCTATAAAGAATTAACTATAAAATCATTCTTCCAACACTGTGTTGAAGCAATGGCAATCAGTGGAGTTACAGTATTAATGATTATCACTGTTACATTCTTTGGAGACATGATTGCAAGAGAACAAATTGCAATGAAAATAGCTGAAGTATTTATGACATATGCAAGTTCTCCATTAACAGTTCTTGTAATGATCAACTTACTACTATTATTCTTAGGAATGTTTATTGATGCACTAGCACTTCAATTCCTAGTATTACCAATGCTTATACCAGTAGCAGAACAAGTTGGTATAGATCTAGTATTCTTTGGAGTAATGACTACATTAAATATGATGATAGGAATTCTTACTCCGCCAATGGGAATGGCACTATTCGTAGTTGCTCAAGTTGGAAAAATGTCAGTAAGTACAGTAGCAAAAGGAGTTATTCCATTCTTACTACCAATATTTATAACACTAGTATTTATAACAATATTCCCAGGAATCATAACATTCCTACCTAATTTGATAATGGGATAA
- a CDS encoding acetylxylan esterase produces the protein MPLSVDMPLEQLEKYKGISPKPEDFDLYWSRSLEELKELPKKFRIEKNEFETPYCECFDLYFQGVEDATIHVKYLKPKNIKEGEKIPAILEFHGYGGCSKDWTYKLPYVACNIAVFSMECRGQMGDSTDSFGVDNHFRTCNLIRGVMTPENLYYKKVFLDAVRLAEIVMEFEFINNKNVGTMGYSQGGGIALALAALRPDIKSVFAVYPFLSDYLRCWNMDTGAAYEEIKDYFRQRDSQHKKEKEFFNNLGYVDIENMAHWIRADVTMTTGLMDKTCPPSTQFATYNKLVCRKRHLIFPEYGHEDMLNGLHDENILWALELLKK, from the coding sequence ATGCCATTAAGTGTAGATATGCCATTAGAACAACTAGAAAAATATAAGGGTATCAGCCCAAAACCTGAAGACTTTGACCTTTATTGGTCAAGGTCTTTAGAGGAACTAAAAGAACTTCCTAAAAAATTTAGAATAGAGAAAAATGAATTTGAAACACCATATTGTGAATGTTTTGATCTGTATTTTCAAGGGGTTGAAGATGCAACAATTCATGTAAAATATTTGAAACCTAAGAATATAAAAGAAGGAGAGAAGATCCCTGCAATATTAGAGTTTCATGGTTATGGTGGATGCAGTAAAGACTGGACATATAAACTTCCATATGTGGCTTGTAATATAGCTGTTTTCTCTATGGAATGTAGAGGCCAAATGGGAGATTCTACTGATAGTTTTGGAGTTGATAATCACTTTAGAACTTGTAATTTAATAAGAGGTGTAATGACACCAGAGAATTTATATTATAAGAAGGTATTCTTAGATGCAGTGAGATTGGCTGAAATAGTAATGGAATTTGAGTTTATAAACAATAAAAATGTAGGGACAATGGGCTATTCTCAAGGTGGGGGAATAGCTCTTGCTCTTGCAGCACTAAGGCCAGATATAAAAAGTGTTTTTGCTGTGTATCCATTTTTAAGTGACTATTTAAGATGTTGGAACATGGATACAGGAGCAGCTTATGAGGAGATCAAAGATTATTTTAGACAGAGAGATTCTCAACATAAAAAAGAAAAAGAGTTTTTTAATAATTTAGGGTATGTTGATATAGAAAATATGGCTCATTGGATAAGAGCCGATGTTACAATGACAACTGGTTTAATGGATAAAACTTGTCCCCCATCAACTCAATTTGCTACATATAACAAATTGGTTTGCAGGAAAAGACATCTTATATTTCCAGAGTATGGACATGAGGATATGTTAAATGGCTTACATGATGAAAATATATTGTGGGCATTGGAACTTTTAAAAAAATAG
- a CDS encoding ROK family protein: MKIVGIDIGGTMIKYGLISLTGEILASGARKLYIKY; encoded by the coding sequence TTGAAGATAGTAGGAATAGATATTGGTGGAACAATGATAAAATATGGATTGATATCTTTAACTGGAGAGATATTAGCTAGTGGAGCAAGAAAACTATATATAAAATATTAG